The proteins below come from a single Thermopolyspora flexuosa genomic window:
- a CDS encoding pentapeptide repeat-containing protein yields the protein MSGRTSITILHISDTQFGAKHRFGNEGLTAGDRRLSRLVSRLLEDIALLRRTHGLEPDLIVTSGDLAETGSRSEFQQVRDFLAELAAGLGLGRNRVVMVPGNHDINWRKCEAYFLNCEADETEPVPPYWPKLEHYAAMFAEFYAGVRGVSFPKDQPWTLFEMPEIKTVVAGLNSTIAESHRPEDHYGYCGDEQLYWFADRLSARAADGWLRIGALHHNPVILDRNDSAFLRDHDRLAELVAPHLNLILHGHTHAGKLCSFSPDGVPVLCAGSAGVRQDARPDDVPNQYQLVQVTAGGVRVYARRYNPERRRWEGDTSVGRRPDEWIRDINKPLENVHAVFGGGEEHNEDPLRKIAYDREVVHRRPDDLLAKVRRVCEIRYGQECVDEVEIRVDRPIRYLRITQPGPPVSQYPVGVHEGEISQDVIDGFTRHVHDRYRAGDPGLRSFLVYEGEPAPDELKVQANLRGIVLQPLIEFQGLYDLRPYARRQAEELAKSDIYPSELYVPQRFRLISPRRPGAAETPGKDLLTQIQEWVADYDGRFIVVLGDFGHGKTFLLRELARRIHEEERPPVIPVFIQLRHLEKAHSFEEILAAHFAKSGEEEIRFPLLRNLISEGRVLLLFDGFDELALRITYAKAAQHLSSLVGAAKGRAKVVLTSRTQYFLPDHEVETALASQLSDMPGRRLVKIQEFGDDQILEFLTRLYKGDDTRARATFELLGDVRDLLGLSRNPRMLSFIARLDENRLRRIRDREGEISAAVLYRELLEWWLGYEYERAQPDGAPPALTEKERWEAVTKLALLLWETGEETLGLAELGDVSAKALRNLADRQITPDQAAHMIGSGTLLVRVEYERFKFVHQSILEWLVANHVAERFRAGDNDPAQLKSAAVSDLMTDFLATLAGPQTVEHWARRTLWSDPGSTTETAKRNALFMLRRLGLPLQPGDSKGDVPRPLQLTGVNLRHADLAAADLRRAILRKADLRDARLDGADLSGADLREADLSGARLIGADLRGAVTRGSRWRCASLVGAETNAEFRQVDTFGAALPGHITPVLQTSPPAKVSYMTSAWHPKGTHLATGSADGTVHIWDATTGTPLHTLTGHTRNVWSVAWHPDGTRLATAGDDRTVRIWDATTGTPLHTLTGHTRNVWSVAWHPEGTRLATAGDDRTVRIWDAATGTPLHTLTGHTSWVRSVAWHPDGTRLATAGDDRTVRIWDAATGTPLHTLTGHSDIVRSVAWHPEGTRLATAGADGAVRIWDAATGTPLHTLTGHTSWVRSVAWHPDGTRLATAGTDGAVRIWDAATGTPLHTLTGHTRNVWSVAWHPEGTRLATAGTDGAVRIWDAATGTPLHTLTGHSDIVRSVAWHPDGTRLATAGDDCTARIWDAATGTPLHTLTGHTRNVWSVAWHPDSTRLATAGADGAVRIWDAATGTPLHTLTGHTSRVRSVAWHPDGTRLATAGTDGAVRIWDAATGTPLHTLTGHTRNVWSVAWHPDGTRLATAGTDGAVRIWDAATGTPLHTLTGHSDIVRSVAWHPDGTRLATAGDDRTARILDATTGTPLHTLTGHTSWVHSVAWHPNGTHLATASADGAIGIWDTRDYTCLGRILPLPQGAAVFSADGLTYKFEGDPAGRFWWAINLCVFAPGELDPYIPELRRVPFDTPLSEMSRARQED from the coding sequence GTGTCCGGCAGGACATCCATTACTATCCTGCACATTTCGGACACTCAGTTCGGCGCGAAACACCGTTTCGGGAACGAAGGCCTGACTGCGGGCGACCGCCGTCTTTCCCGTCTGGTCAGCCGCCTTCTCGAGGACATCGCCCTCCTACGCCGCACGCACGGCCTGGAACCCGACCTGATCGTCACGTCCGGAGACCTCGCCGAGACCGGCTCGCGATCCGAGTTCCAGCAGGTGCGCGACTTCCTGGCGGAGCTGGCGGCAGGGCTGGGCCTCGGCCGGAACCGCGTGGTCATGGTGCCCGGCAACCACGACATCAACTGGCGAAAGTGCGAGGCCTACTTCCTCAACTGTGAGGCCGACGAGACTGAGCCGGTCCCGCCCTACTGGCCCAAGCTGGAGCACTACGCCGCCATGTTCGCCGAGTTCTATGCCGGCGTGCGCGGCGTGAGCTTCCCGAAGGACCAGCCGTGGACGCTGTTCGAGATGCCGGAGATCAAGACGGTGGTCGCCGGCCTCAACTCGACCATCGCCGAAAGCCATCGGCCGGAGGACCACTACGGCTACTGCGGCGACGAACAGCTCTACTGGTTCGCGGACCGGCTAAGCGCCCGGGCCGCCGACGGCTGGCTGCGCATCGGAGCGCTCCACCACAATCCGGTAATCCTCGACCGGAACGACAGCGCCTTCTTACGCGATCACGACCGGCTGGCCGAACTGGTCGCACCGCATCTCAATCTCATCCTCCACGGCCATACGCACGCCGGAAAGCTCTGCTCCTTCAGCCCCGACGGCGTACCCGTGCTGTGTGCGGGCAGCGCCGGAGTCCGCCAGGACGCCCGGCCGGACGACGTGCCCAACCAGTACCAGCTCGTGCAGGTGACGGCCGGCGGTGTCCGCGTGTACGCGCGCCGGTACAACCCGGAGCGTCGCCGCTGGGAGGGCGACACAAGCGTCGGACGCCGCCCGGACGAGTGGATCCGCGACATCAATAAGCCGCTCGAGAACGTGCACGCCGTGTTCGGCGGCGGGGAGGAGCACAACGAGGACCCTCTCCGGAAGATCGCCTACGACCGGGAGGTAGTGCACCGACGTCCCGATGACCTGCTCGCCAAGGTACGGCGCGTATGCGAGATCCGATACGGACAGGAATGCGTCGACGAGGTGGAGATCCGTGTCGACCGGCCTATTCGCTACCTTCGGATCACGCAGCCGGGCCCGCCGGTCTCCCAGTATCCGGTGGGGGTGCACGAGGGGGAGATTTCGCAGGACGTCATCGACGGCTTCACCCGCCACGTGCACGATCGTTACCGCGCCGGTGACCCAGGGCTACGTTCCTTTCTGGTCTACGAGGGCGAGCCGGCCCCGGACGAGTTGAAGGTGCAGGCCAATCTCCGCGGCATCGTCCTGCAGCCGCTGATCGAGTTCCAAGGGCTCTACGATCTACGACCGTACGCCCGACGGCAGGCCGAGGAGCTGGCCAAGAGCGACATCTATCCGTCCGAGCTGTACGTCCCCCAGCGGTTCCGCCTGATCTCGCCGCGTCGTCCCGGAGCCGCGGAGACGCCCGGCAAGGATCTGCTGACCCAGATCCAGGAGTGGGTCGCCGACTACGACGGCCGGTTCATCGTCGTGCTCGGCGACTTCGGCCACGGAAAGACGTTCCTCCTGCGCGAGCTGGCCAGGCGCATACATGAAGAGGAGCGGCCTCCGGTCATCCCGGTGTTCATCCAGTTGCGTCATCTGGAAAAGGCACACTCCTTCGAGGAGATCCTCGCCGCCCACTTCGCCAAGTCAGGAGAGGAGGAGATCAGGTTCCCTCTGCTCCGGAACCTCATCTCCGAAGGCCGGGTGCTTCTCCTGTTCGACGGCTTCGACGAGCTGGCCCTACGCATAACCTACGCGAAAGCCGCCCAGCACCTGAGCAGCCTGGTCGGCGCCGCGAAGGGCCGTGCGAAGGTGGTGCTGACCAGCAGGACCCAGTACTTCTTGCCGGACCACGAGGTGGAGACCGCCCTGGCGTCGCAGTTGAGCGACATGCCGGGGCGTCGCCTCGTGAAGATCCAGGAGTTCGGCGACGACCAGATCCTCGAATTTCTCACCAGGCTCTACAAGGGCGACGACACGCGGGCGCGGGCCACATTCGAACTGCTCGGCGACGTGCGCGACCTGCTGGGGCTCTCCCGCAACCCACGGATGCTCAGCTTCATCGCCCGGCTCGACGAGAACCGGCTCAGGCGCATCCGCGACCGTGAGGGGGAGATCAGCGCCGCCGTTCTCTATCGCGAACTCCTCGAATGGTGGCTCGGTTACGAGTACGAGCGGGCACAGCCGGACGGAGCGCCCCCCGCTCTCACCGAGAAGGAACGATGGGAGGCCGTCACCAAGCTCGCGCTTCTCCTGTGGGAGACCGGTGAGGAGACGCTCGGACTCGCCGAGCTGGGCGATGTCTCAGCCAAGGCGCTGCGTAACCTCGCCGACCGGCAGATCACCCCGGACCAGGCGGCGCACATGATCGGCTCGGGCACGCTCCTGGTCCGGGTGGAATACGAGCGTTTCAAGTTCGTTCATCAGTCGATACTCGAATGGCTGGTGGCGAACCATGTGGCGGAGCGGTTCCGCGCGGGAGACAACGATCCGGCCCAGCTCAAGTCGGCGGCAGTGTCCGACCTGATGACGGACTTCCTCGCCACGCTTGCAGGACCGCAGACGGTCGAGCACTGGGCGAGGCGCACGCTCTGGTCGGACCCGGGTTCCACCACGGAGACCGCCAAGAGGAACGCCCTGTTCATGCTGCGACGTCTGGGGCTCCCCCTTCAACCGGGCGACTCGAAGGGGGACGTGCCGCGCCCGCTGCAACTGACCGGGGTGAATTTGCGCCACGCCGACCTCGCCGCAGCTGATCTCCGAAGGGCCATCCTGAGAAAGGCCGACCTTCGCGACGCACGACTGGATGGCGCGGATCTTTCCGGAGCGGACCTACGAGAGGCTGACCTGTCCGGTGCTCGCCTCATCGGTGCCGATCTCCGAGGAGCGGTAACCAGGGGATCACGCTGGCGATGTGCTTCGCTGGTCGGTGCCGAGACGAACGCGGAATTTCGACAGGTAGACACCTTCGGCGCCGCTCTCCCCGGCCACATCACCCCCGTGCTTCAAACCTCCCCGCCTGCGAAGGTCAGCTATATGACTAGTGCCTGGCACCCTAAGGGCACCCACCTGGCCACCGGAAGTGCCGACGGCACCGTGCACATCTGGGACGCGACCACCGGCACACCCCTGCACACCCTCACCGGCCACACCCGCAACGTTTGGTCGGTCGCCTGGCACCCCGACGGCACCCGCCTGGCCACCGCAGGCGACGACCGCACCGTCCGCATCTGGGACGCGACCACCGGCACACCCCTGCACACCCTCACCGGCCACACCCGCAACGTTTGGTCGGTCGCCTGGCACCCCGAGGGCACCCGCCTGGCCACCGCAGGCGACGACCGCACCGTCCGCATCTGGGACGCGGCCACCGGCACACCCCTGCACACCCTCACCGGCCACACCTCCTGGGTCCGTTCGGTCGCCTGGCACCCCGACGGCACCCGCCTGGCCACCGCAGGCGACGACCGCACCGTCCGCATCTGGGACGCGGCCACCGGCACACCCCTGCACACCCTCACCGGCCACAGCGACATCGTCCGTTCGGTCGCCTGGCACCCCGAGGGCACCCGCCTGGCCACCGCAGGTGCAGACGGCGCCGTCCGCATCTGGGACGCGGCCACCGGCACACCCCTGCACACCCTCACCGGCCACACCTCCTGGGTCCGTTCGGTCGCCTGGCACCCCGACGGCACCCGCCTGGCCACCGCAGGTACAGACGGCGCCGTCCGCATCTGGGACGCGGCCACCGGCACACCCCTGCACACCCTCACCGGCCACACCCGCAACGTTTGGTCGGTCGCCTGGCACCCCGAGGGCACCCGCCTGGCCACCGCGGGTACAGACGGCGCCGTCCGCATCTGGGACGCGGCCACCGGCACACCCCTGCACACCCTCACCGGCCACAGCGACATCGTCCGTTCGGTCGCCTGGCACCCCGACGGCACCCGCCTGGCCACCGCAGGCGACGACTGCACCGCCCGCATCTGGGACGCGGCCACCGGCACACCCCTGCACACCCTCACCGGCCACACCCGCAACGTTTGGTCGGTCGCCTGGCACCCCGACAGCACCCGCCTGGCCACCGCAGGTGCAGACGGCGCCGTCCGCATCTGGGACGCGGCCACCGGCACACCCCTGCACACCCTCACCGGCCACACCTCCCGGGTCCGTTCGGTCGCCTGGCACCCCGACGGCACCCGCCTGGCCACCGCAGGTACAGACGGCGCCGTCCGCATCTGGGACGCGGCCACCGGCACACCCCTGCACACCCTCACCGGCCACACCCGCAACGTTTGGTCGGTCGCCTGGCACCCCGACGGGACCCGCCTGGCCACCGCGGGTACAGACGGCGCCGTCCGCATCTGGGACGCGGCCACCGGCACACCCCTGCACACCCTCACCGGCCACAGCGACATCGTCCGTTCGGTCGCCTGGCACCCCGACGGCACCCGCCTGGCCACCGCAGGCGACGACCGCACCGCCCGCATCTTGGACGCGACCACCGGCACACCCCTGCACACCCTCACCGG
- a CDS encoding glucose-6-phosphate dehydrogenase assembly protein OpcA, with the protein MLTSTTASKIDAHLTKLRHQMGAPAIGMVLTLIVVADEARQYDAVRAATEAAREHPSRILVVIPRDDDEGTRLDAEIRMGESTPGEVVLLRLYGELTEHADSVVSPLLLPDTPVVAWWPGECPQVPAKDPIGLLAQRRITDAKASPDPVRAIRSRADGYVPGDTDMAWTRLTPWRSLLAAAFDQPVGEVTEGLVVGAERNPSVCLLAAWLSERLGAPIRVGYGSGPGLTEVRLTAAAGEIVVTRQDARQATLVRPGQAPRQVALARRPASELLAEELRRLDPDDVYASAIRWLAREAV; encoded by the coding sequence ATGCTCACCTCGACCACGGCGTCCAAGATCGACGCGCATCTGACGAAGCTGCGTCACCAGATGGGCGCCCCGGCGATCGGCATGGTGCTGACGCTGATCGTGGTGGCGGACGAGGCCCGGCAGTACGACGCGGTGCGGGCCGCGACCGAGGCGGCGCGGGAGCACCCGTCGCGCATCCTCGTGGTGATCCCCCGGGACGACGACGAGGGCACCCGCCTCGACGCGGAGATCCGCATGGGCGAGTCGACGCCGGGCGAGGTCGTGCTGCTGCGCCTGTACGGCGAGCTCACCGAGCACGCCGACTCGGTGGTGAGCCCGCTGCTGCTGCCGGACACCCCGGTGGTGGCGTGGTGGCCGGGCGAGTGCCCGCAGGTCCCGGCGAAGGACCCGATCGGCCTGCTGGCGCAGCGGCGCATCACCGACGCCAAGGCGAGCCCAGACCCGGTGCGGGCGATCCGGTCCCGGGCCGACGGGTACGTGCCGGGCGACACCGACATGGCGTGGACCCGGCTGACGCCGTGGCGCAGCCTGCTCGCCGCCGCGTTCGACCAGCCGGTCGGCGAGGTCACCGAGGGCCTGGTGGTGGGCGCCGAGCGCAACCCGAGCGTCTGCCTGCTCGCCGCGTGGCTGTCGGAGCGGCTCGGCGCGCCGATCCGGGTCGGGTACGGCTCCGGCCCGGGCCTGACCGAGGTGCGGCTGACCGCGGCCGCGGGCGAGATCGTGGTGACCCGGCAGGACGCCCGGCAGGCCACGCTGGTCCGCCCCGGCCAGGCGCCGCGGCAGGTCGCGCTCGCCCGCCGTCCCGCGTCCGAGCTGCTCGCCGAGGAGCTGCGCCGGCTCGACCCCGACGACGTGTACGCGTCGGCGATCCGGTGGCTCGCCCGGGAGGCGGTGTGA
- the pgl gene encoding 6-phosphogluconolactonase has protein sequence MSTPTVVVHRDAEVLAQAVAARLITRLVDAQAAKGSASIVLTGGTIGIATLAAVAANPAHVAVDWRNLDIWWGDERYLPTGDRERNETGARRALLDHVDVDPERVHPMPAADSGLSPEEAAEAYAEALRKAARPEDHGPVPSFDLLLLGLGPDTHVASLFPGMPALYDERPVVAVHGSPKPPPTRISLTLPTIRAARQVWIVAAGAEKATAVRLALSDAGPIQVPAAGARGRQETLFLLDRAAASKIPPGLVRPASP, from the coding sequence GTGAGCACCCCCACCGTCGTCGTGCACCGCGACGCCGAGGTGCTCGCCCAGGCGGTCGCGGCCCGGCTCATCACCCGCCTGGTCGACGCCCAGGCGGCGAAGGGCTCGGCCTCGATCGTGCTCACCGGCGGCACCATCGGCATCGCCACCCTCGCGGCCGTGGCCGCCAACCCCGCGCACGTCGCCGTCGACTGGCGGAACCTGGACATCTGGTGGGGCGACGAGCGCTACCTGCCCACCGGCGACCGGGAGCGCAACGAGACCGGCGCCCGCCGCGCCCTGCTCGACCACGTCGACGTCGACCCCGAGCGGGTGCATCCGATGCCGGCCGCCGACTCCGGCCTCTCCCCCGAGGAGGCCGCCGAGGCGTACGCCGAGGCGCTGCGCAAGGCCGCCCGCCCCGAGGACCACGGCCCGGTCCCGTCGTTCGACCTCCTCCTGCTCGGCCTGGGCCCGGACACCCACGTGGCCTCGCTGTTCCCCGGCATGCCGGCCCTCTACGACGAGCGCCCCGTGGTGGCCGTCCACGGCTCCCCCAAGCCGCCCCCGACCCGCATCTCGCTCACCCTGCCCACCATCCGGGCGGCCCGCCAGGTGTGGATCGTCGCGGCGGGCGCCGAGAAGGCCACCGCCGTACGGCTAGCCCTCTCCGACGCCGGGCCCATCCAGGTCCCCGCGGCCGGGGCGCGCGGGCGCCAGGAGACGTTGTTCCTGCTCGACCGCGCCGCGGCGAGCAAGATCCCGCCGGGCCTGGTCCGCCCGGCCTCGCCCTGA
- the zwf gene encoding glucose-6-phosphate dehydrogenase, giving the protein MIDRSPHEDAAGRAGGDTERQERPDAAQAAAPAASGPAVLEGRAPADEAWTAAAAVAEVSTSPAVAAANPLRDPRDKRLPRVAGPCVLVLFGVTGDLARRKLLPAIYDLGNRGLLPPGFSLVGFARRDWTHEDFAKIAHDAVKEHARTPFREEVWHQLRQGIHFVKGEFGDDAAFDNLAAALREIDATRGTGGNYAFYLSIPPKSFPVVIRQLQRTGLARSSGGSWRRVVIEKPFGHDLQSARELNAIIDAVFPPSSVFRIDHYLGKETVQNIMALRFANNLFEPVWNREYIDHVQITMAEDIGIGGRAGYYDGIGAARDVIQNHLLQLLALTAMEDPVFFDADAIRREKEKVLRAVRLPHDLALGTARGRYTAGWQGGVPVKGYLEEDGIPPDSTTETYAAIKLEIANRRWAGVPFYLRTGKRLGRRVTEVALIFQRAPHLPFSSTDTEILGQNALVIRVQPDEGVTVRFGSKVPGTAMEVRDVTMDFAYGESFIESSPEAYERLLLDVLIGDPPLFPHQTEVELSWQILDPIEEFWAKQGPPEDYPAGTWGPKSADELMARDGRSWRRL; this is encoded by the coding sequence ATGATCGATCGTTCGCCGCACGAGGACGCCGCCGGGCGCGCCGGCGGGGACACCGAGCGGCAGGAGCGGCCGGACGCGGCGCAGGCCGCCGCGCCGGCCGCCTCCGGGCCCGCCGTACTGGAGGGCCGGGCGCCCGCCGACGAGGCGTGGACCGCCGCCGCGGCGGTCGCCGAGGTGTCGACGAGCCCGGCGGTGGCCGCCGCCAACCCGCTGCGCGACCCGCGGGACAAGCGCCTGCCCCGGGTGGCCGGACCGTGCGTGCTCGTGCTGTTCGGCGTCACCGGCGACCTGGCGCGGCGCAAGCTGCTGCCGGCGATCTACGACCTGGGCAACCGCGGGCTGCTGCCGCCCGGGTTCTCCCTGGTCGGGTTCGCCCGCCGCGACTGGACGCACGAGGACTTCGCCAAGATCGCGCACGACGCGGTGAAGGAGCACGCCCGCACGCCGTTCCGCGAGGAGGTCTGGCACCAGCTCCGCCAGGGCATCCACTTCGTGAAGGGCGAGTTCGGCGACGACGCGGCGTTCGACAACCTCGCCGCCGCGCTGCGCGAGATCGACGCGACCCGGGGCACCGGCGGCAACTACGCCTTCTACCTGTCGATCCCGCCGAAGTCCTTCCCCGTCGTGATCCGCCAGCTGCAGCGCACCGGCCTGGCACGTTCCTCCGGCGGGTCGTGGCGGCGCGTGGTCATCGAGAAGCCGTTCGGCCACGACCTGCAGTCGGCGCGCGAGCTGAACGCGATCATCGACGCGGTGTTCCCGCCGTCCTCGGTGTTCCGCATCGACCACTACCTGGGCAAGGAGACCGTCCAGAACATCATGGCGCTGCGGTTCGCCAACAACCTGTTCGAGCCGGTGTGGAACCGCGAGTACATCGACCACGTGCAGATCACGATGGCCGAGGACATCGGCATCGGCGGCCGGGCGGGCTACTACGACGGCATCGGCGCCGCGCGCGACGTGATCCAGAACCACCTGCTCCAGCTCCTCGCGCTCACCGCGATGGAGGACCCGGTGTTCTTCGACGCCGACGCGATCCGCCGGGAGAAGGAGAAGGTGCTGCGCGCGGTACGGCTGCCGCACGACCTGGCGCTCGGCACGGCCCGCGGCCGGTACACCGCCGGCTGGCAGGGCGGCGTGCCGGTCAAGGGCTACCTGGAGGAGGACGGCATCCCGCCGGACTCCACCACCGAGACGTACGCGGCGATCAAGCTGGAGATCGCCAACCGCCGCTGGGCCGGGGTGCCGTTCTACCTGCGCACCGGCAAGCGCCTCGGCCGCCGGGTCACCGAGGTGGCGCTGATCTTCCAGCGCGCCCCGCACCTGCCGTTCAGCAGCACCGACACCGAGATCCTCGGCCAGAACGCGCTGGTGATCCGGGTGCAGCCGGACGAGGGCGTGACGGTGCGCTTCGGGTCGAAGGTGCCGGGCACGGCGATGGAGGTCCGCGACGTCACGATGGACTTCGCCTACGGCGAGTCGTTCATCGAGTCCTCGCCCGAGGCGTACGAGCGGCTGCTGCTCGACGTGCTCATCGGCGACCCGCCGCTGTTCCCGCACCAGACCGAGGTCGAGCTGTCCTGGCAGATCCTCGACCCGATCGAGGAGTTCTGGGCCAAGCAGGGCCCGCCGGAGGACTACCCGGCCGGCACCTGGGGCCCGAAGTCGGCCGACGAGCTGATGGCGCGCGACGGCAGGTCCTGGAGGCGGCTGTGA